Below is a genomic region from Lampris incognitus isolate fLamInc1 chromosome 2, fLamInc1.hap2, whole genome shotgun sequence.
cccccaaacaacaacatCCCAACCACCCGAACACGCAAAAATATAACACAATCAACTTAAACATTAACAGTCCAGCGAGCCCCAGCACGGAGCCGCTGACAGTCGGGGCGACCGCCTCCTCCGGTCGCTACCACAGCAATGATTCACTAACCTGTTCAGGCTAATTTTAAACACTTATTTATACTTTATCTTTCGCAAAAAATGCGGAAAATCTCAGACTAAATTACTACCGAATGAATACACCGATACCGACAGTTACACGTAAAAAAGAATTAAATATATTAGATTTCCTTGTCAAAATAAAGAATTTTTGCTTAAAATAATCCATATttgattttttcttcttcttcggccTGTGTAACACTGAACCAAATCCATGGGCTACAAATCGACGTGACGCGCGTCTGCTCTGTTCCGGTGTTACACTTTTACGGGACAGTTCCGGTGGTCAGTGGTTGGCGACGCTTTCGCACTCCCTCACCAGTGAGGTAAAGGCTTTACATAACTTCGCCTCTACATATTGTATAAAGTAATTTGGCAACGGCTTATCGCTGCCAACGTTTTAGTACTTGTTGGTTTCTACAACGACGTTAGTCTTGTGTTTCTATTGTACAGATGACACACAGGTTAGGGTCAACCCTGTCATGGCAGCTTAATTTGAGCTGCAACGTCAGCTAGTCGACTACTCTCCCCTTTGCTTTGGTCACTGTTAAGTGTTACACTTGTAACGCTACCTGTCAAAGAGATCACACTTATCACAGCGAGGCTTAGCATTATTTATGCTAACTGATCTGACAAATGTTAATATGATGTTTTACATGTGTATCGTTTGGGGCGGACTTGATGGAAGAAGTCATGGATCACAAAATAACCATTAGATGTTGATCTGGTTTGACAAGGATGCGACTGCCATGGAGAGCCCGCGCACTAAACGCAGCATCTGGGAAGAGGGCGTTCTCGCACCCTGCAGGGATGCTGCACTTTGTGCCAGCCAGCAGCACCGTTGACGCCCGGTCTATGCAGCAGCTACAAGCCTTCGTGTCCCGTGCATCGCGCCTCTTTGTTATCAGCGGTGCGGGTCTTTCAACGGAGTCGGGCATCCCCGACTACCGCTCAGAGGGTGTTGGACTGTATGCCCGCACCGACAGACGCCCCATGCAGCACGCTGAATTCGTCCGCAGTGCCAAGTCACGACAGCGCTACTGGGCGAGGAACTATGTGGGGTGGCCGCTGTTCTCGTCCCACGAGCCAAACTCTGCACACAGGGTCCTACAGCGGTGGGAGGAGAAGGGCAAGCTGCACTGGCTGGTCACCCAGAATGTGGATGCGCTTCATTCCAAGGCGGGGCATACAAGACTCACTGAACTCCACGGCTGTGCACACAGGTATGGAAACAGGCTCCGCCACACATCGCAGTGGGTCTTTAGATGTAAAAGCTTTTGAACTCAACTTTCCGGTTTGAAAGATGTGCCGGTCTTTTCTCCAGATGTATAATTGTCATACGTTAAGCTGAACTgtctattttttatttattttttgctggaATAACATTTAGCTTTTAAAATAAGAGACACAACTTTTGCTTGGTCAGACTACCAACAATTTATGCAACACTTAGAGGAGATGCAAAATGAAATGAACAGATCTCATGACTTCCACAGTTAGTCACTGCCTCTTATTACAAAGCTGACTCGGAGCTGTCACTCATTTGATATTTTGTCATACAATTTTATGCACTCCTAGGATCGCCTGCATGCTCCCAGAATGAAAATGTTGTGGGACAAAATATTGATATGTGAGTGACATGTGTCATTTTCAGGGTTATTTGTCTTGGCTGCAGCACTGTCTCGCCAAGACAGGAGCTCCAGAGGAGATTTGCTGCACTGAACCCTGGCTGGGCAGCAGAGGTGAATGCTGTGGCACCAGACGGCGATGTTTTCTTGGAAGAAAAGCAGGTCCTCCACTTCAGAGTTCCTTCCTGTCAGAACTGTGGAGGCATACTCAAGCCTGATGTTACGTTTTTTGGGGACGTTGTAAACAAAACGACGGTGCAGTTGGTGCACAAGAGGCTGGCAGAATCAGATGCAGTGCTGGTCACGGGCTCATCGTTGCAGGTAGGCTGTATTGGGGTGCTACCAATGTTAAATTTGAAGTACTGGACCTCTGCAGTGAGACCTGTAGTATGACAATAACTGATTTATTTGAAGATTGATTCATTATCTGGACAATTACTTTAAATGACCTGAAAAGttaatttcagtttttttttcctctttcttcaTCCTTCCCCAAGGTCTATTCGGGATACAGGTTCTTACTGGCAGCAAGTGATAGTAAAGTACCAATTGCCATCGTAAACATTGGGCCCACGAGGGCAGACCATCTGGCAGAGCTAAAAGTGAGTGCCCGCTGTGGTGAGGTGCTAGCAGTCATTCAGAACCTTTGAGTTCAGATATTAAATTGCACGTTCAGCAGTTCTGTCTCTCTACTGGCAGTCAGTACTACCTCAGAGTCAATCAGGTTGCAATATAACTACTTCAGGATTGATGTTGAAATTGTTTGAAACTTTCTTGTATAATGTTATGTGTTGAACTAAACTACAAGTTGCCATGGACGGACTGTACTAAGTACATGAATGTTCTTGAAACCAGACTTGATATTTTGTTAATGCATCATGTAAATGTTCAAAATATAACTGCACACCTTCATTGATACGCTGCTTTTGTTTAGTGTAAAACGCAGAAAGCCTCTCATACAAGCTCTGGGCAAGTAACCCATCTTGTGAGTGGGTAGTGTTTTAAGCTTGCAGTTGAATTGCCCTGTCCACTTGCACCTTACCCTGCTACTCAGAGGATGATTTCAATCACACCAGTACCTTGATACAAGTGAAGTTGACTTTTTTAATGAACATTTTAAAGATTTCCAGTGAAACCTTGTTTTGGTACTTACATGCAGCGATTAGTAGAATGAGCTGAAGAAAAAACTAATTAGCATTCAACTGTGTGGGCACATTGACAATATTCATGTGAAGTGTGTAGGTTGAAATGAAACTTTATGAAGACTTGATTGTGCCCACGGAGAACCAGTGTTTATCATAGGTACAATTGTTAACTGAAACGGTTGTGAATGCTGTACCTTGTGTAAAAAAACACCAACAGTGTGATTCAGTCAGTTTTATTGGAGTGATGCAGTAAACCCACTTTTGGACTCGATGTAAACTTAATTCATTGAAGATGATGTTGACAAGTCACAAACAGACTGAGGGCAAAGTGACCACTGATTGGCAAACAGTGAGATTACTTAAGACAGTTTGTCTGTGAAATCTCTCTTTAAGTCGATTGTCCCAATATGCCACAGTAGACTGAGTGTCTTTATGCAGACTAGCTGGGATACTAAAGGAGTAAAGACAACATCTGTGTCCTTCAGCGTCCGCTTGCCACGTTGCCCAAGCTTTAGTAACCATCAGCGGTGTCATTGCAAGGCAGTTCTCAAAGCTCTTGTTCTGATCAAACCAGTAGGTGACCGGGTATCCCAACAAAATCCCAAAGAGGGTGCACAAGTTCCACGGCTCAGATTTGTCCCCGATATAAAGAGGCTTCTCCGTCTCTTGCAGTTCTACATGTTCTCTTAAAATAACCAGTAAATCTTGTGTCATGCTTCTTAAATCTTTATTCAGCAGGTCGGCGATGATAGGTTTTTCCAGTGTGTGGCAGACATTGATCACCCCCACATTGCTTCCAAGAAGCATCTGCTCTAAGTTGGTCATTACAATCGCTCGATTAATAATGAGAGCATTGCCACTTATAACTAAAGTGTGGAGAGACTCTGAAACAAGCTGAGCGGACTGCAGTGAGTTCAAATACTGTTGTACTTGGGTTGCGCTGGCACCATTACTGTCGTATAGCAATGCTGGTTTCAAGCCCAAGTCAATGGCCAAAACCTGAGCAGCCAGGTCCAAactaagaggtaaagagagggatTTTTTCCCAACAGACAAACATTTACGAGCAGAAGCAAAGAACAGCTCTTGAGAGGACATTGTCATGGAAAATGCACGGCACAAGGCTCAAACTGACAAAATGTACCAAAATAAAACACTCGCTTCATTAGGTAAACTCTTCCCCAATACTAATGACCTCAATTATTATTTTATGTTTGACAGCGGTTTTCTATTTTGTGTATGCCAGGTTACACTATTCATTCGAGTATGGTAAGAGTGCAAACCtattaaataaaatgtaaaaacaatAACATGTGGGTCAAAGAAAACAGTAACAGATGTTAAGTGCAGCTCAACTGTCCGGGTGGTTATGCAGTCCTCTTACAGTGGCATACaataaaaaaaagtctttattaGGATGAAAAATGATAAATCTGTGACATTGGTAATGACATTTGTTTCCAGTGAAACAAATGCAAGCTTGATCTTCCCTTGCCTCCCAATTTGGTCCATGACACCTAAAAAGAAGATATGGAGACCATTTTAACGTCCTTAAAAGTGTGTAATGTTATTCTGTAATCTACCTGAAACTGTCACAGTTATGTTACAAAAGCACAAACAGGGACAAGCTAAGGGAATTATTGTTATGCACACTATTTGTGATTTGATTTCGAAGGTGAAAAGTGTCATAAGACtgccaacaaaacaaaaagtaaaaaGTTCTTCCAATCCTCTTGGgagttaccatccatccatccatccattatccgaaccgcttatcctgctctcagggtcgcggggatgctggagcctatcccagcagtcattgggcggcaggtggggggacaccctggacaggctgccaggccatcacacagggccgacatatacacacacacacacattcatacctaggggcaacttagtacggctgattcacctgacctacatgtctttggactgtgggaggaaaccggagcacccggaggaaacccatgcagacatggggcaaacacgcaaactccacacagaggatgacccgggacgacctccaaggttggactaccccgaggctcgaccCCAGTTacctcttactgtgaggtgactgcactaaccactgcaccgccctgGGAGTTACCAATGCTTTGGAAAAAGAGCCAAGAatgatcaatttaaaaaaaaaacgtttttaataTCTTGAAGGCTAATCATATTAAAAGGGTAGgttcacttttctttctttttttttacctagaCCTCATGTAAACATTATCAGGTGTGATTTAGAATTGCtaaggcaaaaataaataaattttaaaaaatcactgATTGCTTCAGTGTAGAGAAACATATCACTTCGCTGACCATTTTTGCTGGGCTTCAACACAGTGCAATGGGACAACTATTTAAGCCTTCAAAAACCATAACATATCTCCTTTCCAAAAAGGGGAAATTCACAATACAATCATTCATACATGTCTTAATATGTTCCATTAAAAATTAATCACAAACCATGCTCTAAATCAAATCTAATTTATTTCGTACTTCCGCCAATGTTTTCCTGGCTACATGCAAGCCAGTCTTTGGAAGTACTTGCAGGACTCTGGGACTTCCTGCTCCGATAGTTGGAATGCACTGCATCAAGTGCAATAATTAATTACAAATCACATCTGAGTTAGTTCCTGTTCAAATAAATCACATCTGGTTTTGTTCCTGTTCAAAACATATAAACTTAAAATGACAATATGTGTGACTGTACTGTGGGCTTCCCATTTACAAGAAAAAATGAGATATATCACAGTTTAAACAACTGCCCCCATTGGACCAGTGCAGAGATTTACCAGAGTGATGTTTTTCAATATTGAAGAGATCAAAGAAAATATGTACTATCCTAAATGATGCCTGGTGCTACAATGAGGTCTAGGTGAAAAAAACTGAGTATTCTTTAAAACTGTATTAATCCTACATTAATCAGCAAAAATATTTTGAAATACAATGAAATCACATAAAATACCACAAAGAGGTATAAAGTCACCATGAACTCACTAATGAATACCACAGACACAACAGAAGTCTGTATAGGAATATCTGAGGTATAACACAATGCTTCTGTGAACTTCTTTGGGTCACGGTGAGACCAGCATAAACAGCACACAACTCAAAGCTCTAGTTCAGTAGTCGGATACCTTACCATCATCCATTTCATGGATATACAGACGGAACTAAGCCACGGGTTGAGGAGACATCAGATCAAAATCTGAGAGATTTCTCGCAACCCAAACGCCAGCTGCAAACAACCCTAGATTGACCAGCAGATTCCTGTAAAAGACGTGTACAGGGTCAAACTCAGCTTTTGATTACAGGTGCTACTTAAAGCAATGCATCGGCGTCATATTCACCGTATGTATGCACTACACTCACTTGGGTAATGAGAAACCCAAATGAAATAACTGATCCGCTCAAACTTCAACCATAAACTATAACGGTAAGTAAGAGACAATATTAAGGAGATACGCCCGAGGATCGGCTCCAAGAAACGTTGTTACATGTGACTGTCGACCGGAAACCGTCGCGACAGAAGAGCAACGCTGGCTAATAACGTAACCTTGTCCGCGTTAGCTAGCTGAGAGTAGAGTAAGCGACACGGCACACAGACAACGTTACGATTCGTTTTACTCGCCTTCTAAAATCGTTCCTGTCTGCGGCGAACCGACAAGCAGAACTGATCCACTCTGCAACACCGGACGGCCCCGATGAGCCCTTTTTAACCGCGGCCCCAGTCATCTTGTAAAAATCTGTGCGTGCGTCCACCAAGCGGGAGAGCGGAACTGAAGACTTTTCTTAATGACGCCGAACAGGTAGGAAGGGTTTCGATGCAACACCAGTACGGTACGCCGTGAGGCTCAAACTTCATTGTTTTTCTCAATGAGATTTCCGTACGAAGAACGATAAAAAGAATTGAAATTAGATCAGGAAACAAAGGGTTGACATTACAAACGGGTCACGACAAGATAGCGACATCAGTCCAATTCTAGTTAATATCATGATTCTGAAAAGTCTTAACGCTCACAGTACATCACATATCAAGTgacggcaacacatccgccacgttggaggacaacggctccaATCCATAGGCTACTGTGTTGCCCTCGCTGCGCGATGCTGGACGTTTTCTGAACAGTCAGAGGGGACAGAGTTAgtttcaaggtttgattcatacagaatagctgtcgtggttcgatattttacaatggttaatttctgcgcTGTTTTTGGTTGTTCCAATCGAGCTGACAGAGAGCGGAGCAAGTCCTACTTTcgctttccaaagataatcagccaCCAAGGAGAAGCAACTCGAAGGTTGtcagagggaagaagaaga
It encodes:
- the sirt4 gene encoding NAD-dependent protein lipoamidase sirtuin-4, mitochondrial — encoded protein: MRLPWRARALNAASGKRAFSHPAGMLHFVPASSTVDARSMQQLQAFVSRASRLFVISGAGLSTESGIPDYRSEGVGLYARTDRRPMQHAEFVRSAKSRQRYWARNYVGWPLFSSHEPNSAHRVLQRWEEKGKLHWLVTQNVDALHSKAGHTRLTELHGCAHRVICLGCSTVSPRQELQRRFAALNPGWAAEVNAVAPDGDVFLEEKQVLHFRVPSCQNCGGILKPDVTFFGDVVNKTTVQLVHKRLAESDAVLVTGSSLQVYSGYRFLLAASDSKVPIAIVNIGPTRADHLAELKVSARCGEVLAVIQNL
- the c2h1orf74 gene encoding UPF0739 protein C1orf74 homolog; this encodes MTMSSQELFFASARKCLSVGKKSLSLPLSLDLAAQVLAIDLGLKPALLYDSNGASATQVQQYLNSLQSAQLVSESLHTLVISGNALIINRAIVMTNLEQMLLGSNVGVINVCHTLEKPIIADLLNKDLRSMTQDLLVILREHVELQETEKPLYIGDKSEPWNLCTLFGILLGYPVTYWFDQNKSFENCLAMTPLMVTKAWATWQADAEGHRCCLYSFSIPASLHKDTQSTVAYWDNRLKERFHRQTVLSNLTVCQSVVTLPSVCL
- the tomm6 gene encoding mitochondrial import receptor subunit TOM6 homolog; this translates as MTGAAVKKGSSGPSGVAEWISSACRFAADRNDFRRNLLVNLGLFAAGVWVARNLSDFDLMSPQPVA